From a single Acidobacteriota bacterium genomic region:
- a CDS encoding VWA domain-containing protein — MSKFFSCLILPVLAAAVLIATASGQGSVREFPLAAGQTLSVANPRGRVEARTDASLTVSGRLELTSEAGISDGVAQIAANSITIPATVRDRIDIVLVLPERTSLRITTTDGEILAEGNFLKLEARTETGTIAVDLPEDQLEYSLLWTESRPRYVADFKLEPMRERSRGRFVIKGKHAAPEGSADRSATLSAQTARGIIVLNVPPNEVPADLRERTLTDAAKGMIRSGDSILMEAIRRAAPKYYGDYARSLPPFRREPGLRDGTSAVSFSGPGLRRATVAVTDANDRAIADIRPEEFEITEAGRPLEPISVARVESPVNLILLLDVSGSVEGYVNFIRRTARAFIATVDPRDRVAIVIFADDVKTLVTFTNDKAKLSESLDTFDAGGATAFYDAVGYTIAETLRPIRGERTAIVILTDGDDNRSFLPFDPLVSAIGESGALIYPLYIPSALVAAAESAPDRRADPLRARYFGLSKRAEGEGERLAKASGGVYYPISQVAEIDRAYEDIASQLRAAYDITYRSELSEPDPNRPSPRLRIRVTRPNAQVRIDRVTVP, encoded by the coding sequence ATGTCGAAGTTTTTCTCATGCTTGATATTGCCCGTGCTCGCGGCGGCAGTTTTGATCGCCACGGCGAGCGGGCAGGGAAGTGTGCGGGAGTTCCCACTCGCGGCGGGTCAAACGCTTTCGGTTGCGAATCCGCGTGGGCGGGTCGAGGCACGGACCGATGCGTCGCTTACCGTTTCGGGCCGGCTTGAGCTTACGTCCGAAGCCGGTATTTCCGACGGAGTCGCGCAGATCGCGGCCAATTCGATCACCATCCCCGCAACCGTCCGCGACCGCATCGACATCGTGCTCGTGCTTCCCGAGCGCACCTCGCTCCGCATCACGACCACCGACGGCGAGATCCTTGCCGAAGGCAATTTTCTCAAGCTCGAGGCACGCACCGAGACCGGCACCATCGCCGTTGACCTCCCCGAAGATCAGCTTGAATATTCGCTGCTCTGGACCGAATCGCGGCCGCGTTATGTTGCCGATTTCAAGCTCGAGCCGATGCGCGAACGCTCGCGTGGCCGCTTCGTGATTAAAGGTAAACACGCCGCTCCTGAAGGTTCCGCCGACCGCTCGGCGACGCTTTCGGCCCAGACGGCCCGCGGCATTATCGTGCTCAATGTGCCGCCAAACGAGGTCCCGGCCGACCTCCGCGAGCGAACGCTGACCGACGCCGCAAAGGGAATGATCCGCAGCGGCGACAGCATTCTGATGGAAGCGATCAGGCGAGCCGCCCCGAAGTATTACGGCGATTACGCCCGATCGCTTCCGCCCTTTCGTCGCGAGCCCGGCCTTCGCGACGGCACTTCCGCTGTTAGCTTTTCGGGCCCCGGGCTTCGGCGTGCGACCGTCGCTGTGACCGACGCGAACGACCGTGCGATCGCCGACATTCGCCCCGAGGAGTTTGAGATAACCGAGGCCGGCCGGCCGCTTGAGCCGATCTCCGTCGCGAGGGTCGAGTCGCCGGTCAATCTGATCTTGCTTCTGGATGTTTCGGGCAGCGTCGAGGGCTACGTCAATTTCATCCGCCGCACGGCGAGGGCATTTATCGCGACGGTCGATCCGCGCGACCGCGTGGCGATCGTCATCTTTGCCGACGACGTAAAAACGCTTGTCACATTTACGAACGACAAGGCAAAGCTCTCCGAAAGCCTTGATACATTCGACGCCGGGGGAGCGACCGCCTTTTACGACGCCGTCGGCTACACCATCGCCGAGACGCTCCGCCCCATCCGCGGCGAGCGGACGGCGATCGTGATCCTGACCGATGGCGACGACAATCGCTCTTTTCTGCCCTTTGATCCGCTCGTCTCGGCCATCGGCGAAAGCGGCGCGCTCATCTATCCGCTCTACATTCCCTCGGCGCTTGTCGCCGCCGCTGAGTCCGCTCCAGACCGCCGTGCAGATCCGCTCCGGGCACGCTACTTTGGGCTTTCAAAGCGGGCCGAGGGCGAAGGCGAGCGGCTCGCCAAGGCCTCGGGCGGCGTCTATTACCCCATCTCTCAGGTCGCCGAGATCGACCGCGCATACGAGGACATCGCCAGCCAACTCCGCGCCGCCTATGACATCACATACCGCTCCGAACTCTCCGAGCCCGACCCCAACCGCCCCTCGCCCCGCCTCCGCATCCGCGTAACCCGCCCCAACGCCCAAGTCCGCATCGACCGGGTAACCGTGCCCTAA
- a CDS encoding (2Fe-2S)-binding protein: MSNVFIDSLAVHTEAEWLAAVASLAADIHAVDRDATEIWFRFYPLDLVRYLEAAEDAEEAKKGIAMQGNFGLEDKIDTSHRFLYGHRFWPQVRAAVAARAEGDAAGAIADEIRGIAKQVAADAKSKESLTLGIAAVGLMTLVQVGPEAFKAASGVAAKPSGLMAKSPDAIVDSRAKDDSQGLLGFLKTIDKEFSVVRDEYTGGRFKVINDEEIASASQKDHSQDWQSVDERCWDGPVPIECTAASCGTCWVGVLGGAEKLSEPSVRERKAMRVFGYDQPEGERPFIRLACQAKAAGNVTIVVPPWNAVFGKKVRHNVEDSELEPVTTSAKRLRDTINSAVSGD, encoded by the coding sequence ATGAGCAACGTATTTATTGATTCTCTGGCGGTGCATACTGAGGCCGAGTGGCTGGCGGCGGTGGCGTCGCTTGCGGCAGACATTCACGCGGTTGACCGCGACGCGACCGAGATCTGGTTTCGGTTCTATCCGCTCGATCTGGTGCGGTATCTGGAAGCGGCCGAGGACGCCGAGGAAGCGAAGAAAGGCATCGCGATGCAGGGCAATTTTGGCCTCGAGGACAAGATCGACACCTCGCACCGGTTTCTTTACGGGCACCGCTTCTGGCCGCAGGTAAGGGCGGCGGTCGCGGCGCGTGCCGAGGGTGATGCAGCGGGAGCAATCGCCGATGAGATCCGCGGCATCGCCAAGCAGGTCGCCGCCGATGCAAAGTCGAAAGAGAGCCTGACGCTCGGCATCGCCGCCGTTGGGTTGATGACACTTGTGCAGGTTGGGCCTGAGGCTTTCAAGGCGGCGTCCGGAGTTGCGGCCAAGCCCTCGGGGCTGATGGCGAAGTCGCCGGACGCGATAGTCGACTCGCGTGCGAAAGATGATTCGCAGGGCCTGCTCGGCTTCCTCAAAACCATCGATAAGGAATTCTCGGTCGTCCGCGATGAATACACCGGCGGGCGGTTCAAGGTGATCAACGACGAAGAGATCGCCTCGGCCTCGCAGAAAGACCACTCGCAGGATTGGCAGTCGGTGGACGAACGCTGCTGGGACGGCCCGGTGCCGATCGAATGCACAGCGGCATCGTGCGGAACCTGTTGGGTCGGCGTGCTCGGCGGTGCCGAAAAGCTCAGCGAGCCCTCGGTCCGCGAGCGAAAAGCAATGCGGGTCTTCGGCTATGACCAGCCCGAGGGCGAACGGCCGTTCATCCGCCTTGCATGCCAGGCAAAAGCAGCCGGCAACGTGACCATTGTCGTCCCGCCGTGGAATGCGGTCTTTGGCAAAAAGGTGCGGCACAACGTCGAGGACTCCGAGCTCGAACCCGTGACCACCTCGGCAAAACGGCTCCGCGACACGATCAACTCAGCCGTCTCGGGCGACTAG
- a CDS encoding UBP-type zinc finger domain-containing protein → MIRPVFPSAAGCEECIAMGETWVHLRICLTCGHTGCCDTSKNKHASAHFHSAGHPLIASLEPGESWGWCYADEEYV, encoded by the coding sequence ATGATCCGGCCTGTCTTCCCGAGTGCGGCCGGCTGCGAGGAGTGCATCGCGATGGGAGAAACGTGGGTGCATCTTCGCATTTGCCTTACCTGCGGCCACACGGGATGTTGCGATACCTCAAAGAACAAGCATGCCTCGGCCCATTTTCATTCGGCCGGCCACCCGCTGATCGCCTCGCTCGAGCCGGGCGAGAGCTGGGGTTGGTGCTACGCGGACGAAGAGTACGTCTAG